Sequence from the Sphingobium indicum B90A genome:
CCCCGATGCGGCTCCAGCGCGCCGCGGACACCCATGTCCAGGGGAGCAGCCAGTTGGCGCTGCCGTCCGTGGAGAAGACGGAGATCATCGCCTTGCCCACCAGATTTTCCTCCGGCACCAGGCCGATGCCGCCGCCGTCGACCGCCGGGAAGCGGCTGTCGGCGCTGCGGTCGCGATTGTCGCCCATCATGAAGAGATGGCCTTCGGGCACCACCACCGTGTCGCGGTCGTCCGCCGCGCCGTCCGGCACCAGGTCGAGGACGTTATAGCTCTTGCCGCCGGGCAGGGTTTCGCGGAACTGCGGGTAGCGGCACTGGCGGCCGCCTCCGGCAAGCGGTTCCTCGAACTTGGGGCGGTAGCAGGGGGAGGGGCTGCCCTCCCTGGCCGCCGCATCCTCCATATTGGGGGTGACGGGGATGACGAGGTCGGCCACCTTCTGCTTCGGGATTGCCTGGCCGTTCAGGTAGACGGTGCCGCCGCGCACGGAGATCATGTCGCCGGGCAGGCCGATGACGCGCTTGATATAGTCGTTCTTCTGGTTCGGCGGCGCCTTGAACACTACGACGTCACCCCGCTGCGGCGTGGAGGCGAGGATGCGGCCGGGGATCAGCGGAATGCCGAAGGGCAGCGAATAGCGCGAATAGCCATAGGGCCATTTCGCCACCAGCAGATAATCGCCGATCAGCAGGCGCGGCTGCATGGATTCCGACGGGATGTTGAAGGGCGACACGATGAAGCTGCGCAGGACGAAGACGAACACCGCCAGCTTTGCGAGAAACCAGAGGAAATCCCGCGTTTCGGATTTTGCGCTCATGCTTTGGTCGTCTTTTCCTTCGATCCGCCTTGAAAACAGGCCGTCGCGGCTTTTGCGGGTTCGTAAAGCCGCCGTCAAGGAGGCTAGAGGTGAACGGGTCATCACCCTATGCTGCCCTGCAGCCTGAATTTTCTGTCCGAACGGTGCAATAGCGGAACGACTTGGCTAGGATGGGCAAGAATCGACAGGTGCAGCGTCGGTATCGATCAACGGCGAAACAAGAGGATATTCCCCAATGTCCAGCCCTGCACTGGCAGCGCTCGCGGCTCTTCCCCAGGCCGATCTCAAGTCCATCTTCACCGCCGATCCCGACCGGCTGAGCAAGTTCACGCTGACCCAGGGGCCGATCCGTTTCGACTGGTCGAAGACTCATCTGACCGACGATCTGTTCGCCGGCTTTCTGAAGCTGGCGGAGGAGAGGGGCTTTGCCGCGCAGCGGGACGCGCTGTTCGCGGGCGAGGCGGTGAACAATAGCGAGGGCCGCGCCGCCGAGCATCCCGCCGAGCGGGGCGAGGGCAATGCCGACAGCGTGGCGCGGGCCAAGATGTTCCATGCGCGGATGCGGGCGCTGATCGACGCGATAGAGGGCGAGGCGCTGGGGCCGGTCCGGCATATTTTGCATATCGGCATCGGCGGGTCGGCGCTGGGGCCGGACCTGATCGTCGATGCGCTGGGCGGGGACGGGGCGCGTTATGACGTCGCCATCGTGTCCAATGTCGACGGCACGGCGCTGGAGCGGGCGATTTCGCGGTTCGATCCGGAAGCGACATTGATTGCGGTCGCTTCCAAGACCTTCACCACGACCGAGACCATGCTGAACGCCGCGAGCGCGATCAACTGGATGGTCGAGGCGGGAGTGGACGATCCCTATGGCCGGGTGATCGCGCTGACCGCCTCGCCGGACAAGGCCATCGAATGGGGCGTGGACGAGACGCGGGTGCTGCCCTTCGCGGAGTCCGTGGGCGGGCGCTATTCGCTCTGGTCGTCCATCGGCTTTCCGGCAGCGCTGGCGCTGGGCTGGGATGCGTTCGAAAGCCTGCTGGAGGGCGCGGCGGCGATGGACCGGCATTTCCGGCTGAGCGATCCCGGCCGGAACGCGCCGCTGATCGCGGCCTTTGTCGATCAATATTATGCGCGGATATTGGGGTGCCAGACGCGGGCCTTGTTCGCCTATGACGAAAGGCTGCGGCTGCTGCCATCCTATCTCCAGCAACTGGAGATGGAGAGCAACGGCAAGAGCGTGACGCGGGACGGCGCGCCGGTCGACGGGCCGACGGCGGCGATCACCTGGGGCGGGGTCGGCACGGACGCGCAGCATGCGGTGTTCCAGTTGCTGCATCAGGGGACGATCCTGACGCCGGTGGAGTTCATCGCCTCCATCGAGCCGGGCCATGCGCTCGATCCGGCGCATCATCGGGCTTTGCTGGTCAACTGCTTCGCGCAGGGGGCGGCTTTGATGCGGGGGAAGGAGAATGACGCCGATCCGGCGCGGGCCTATCCCGGCAACCGGCCTTCGACCACCATCCTGCTGGACGATGTGACGCCCGAAGTGCTGGGGGCGCTGATCGCCTTCTACGAGCATCGGACCTTCGCCAATGCGGTGCTGATGGGGATCAATCCGTTCGACCAGTTCGGGGTCGAACTGGGCAAGGAGATCGCCAGGTCCATCGAGGCGGAGGGGCCGAAGGGCTTCGATCCGTCGACCATGGCGTTGATCGACCTGGCCTTGGGCGGGCTTTGACGAGCAGGTCCATCCCGCTTGCGGGACGAGCTTAGCCAGATTCCGATTTGTAACTCCGCCGGGGACGCTCCATATGCGGGCGCAATGCAGCGGAGGCTTATATGAGCGACTACGACTTCGACCTTTTCGTCATCGGCGCGGGATCGGGCGGCGTGCGGGCTTCCCGCGTGGCGGCGGCCCATGGCGCGAAGGTCGCGGTGGCGGAGGAATATCGCGTCGGCGGCACCTGCGTCATTCGCGGTTGCGTGCCCAAGAAGCTGCTGATCTACGGCGCGCATTTCGCCGAGGATCTGAAGGATGCGCGGCGTTTCGGCTGGAACGTGCCGGATTGCGATTTCGAATGGAAGACGCTGCGCGACAATGTGCTGGCCGATGTGGACCGGCTGGAGGGCCTCTACAGGAACACGCTGGACAACCATGAAGTCGAACTGATCCAGGAGCGGGCGACGATCACCGGGCCGCATGGCGTCAGGCTGGCGAGCGGGCGGGAGGTGAGCGCGAAATATATCCTGGTTTCGACCGGGGCATGGCCCATCGTTCCCGACATCGAGGGCGCGGAACATGGCGTCACCTCCAACGAGCTTTTCCATCTGGAGGAGTGCCCGAAGCGGATCGTGATCGTGGGCGGCGGCTATATCGCCAATGAATTTGCGGGCATCTTCCACCAGTTCGGCAGCCATGTGACCATCGTGAACCGTTCGGGCACGCTGCTGCGCGGCTATGACGAGCAGATCCGCGATCGGTTGCTCCAGATTTCGACGATGAAGGGGATCAATTTCCGCTTCAATGCGGAGATGGAGAAGATCGAGAAGAAGGAGGACGGCACGCTGACCGTCCGGTTCAAGAGCGGCGATCCCATCGCCTGCGACCTGCTCCTCTTTGCGACCGGACGCAGGCCGCATGTCGAGGGGCTGGGGCTGGAAAATGCCGGAGTCGAACTCAGCGACAAGGGCGCGATCAAGGTCGATGACTATAGCCGCACCAGTTGCGAGAGCATCTATGCGGTGGGCGACGTCACCGACAGGATGCAGTTGACGCCGATGGCGATCCGGGAGGGGCATGCCTTTGCCGATACGCTGTTCGGGGACAATCCGCGCACGGTCGACTATGCCTGCGTGCCGTCCGCCGTGTTCAGCCATCCGCCGCTCGCCGGGGTCGGGATGACCGAGGCGGAGGCAAGGAACAAGCTGGGCACGGTGAAAATCTATACGTCCGATTTCCGGCCGATGAAGAATGTGCTGGCCGGACGGGACGAGCGGGCGCTCTACAAGATGGTGGTGGATGCGACGACCGACCGGGTGGTCGGGCTGCACATGATCGGCCCGGACGCGCCGGAAATATTGCAGGCGGCGGCCATCGCGGTGAAGGCCGGTCTCACCAAGCAGGCCTTTGACGACACCGTGGCCCTGCATCCCAGCATGGCCGAGGAACTGGTGCTGCTGAAATAGGGATCAGGTGGTGGCCGCGAAGGTGACGACCAGGGCGTCGCGCCAGGCGGGTCGGGCCGGGTCGACGGCATGGATTTCGGTGACGCCGTGCATGATGCGTTGGTCGTCGATCAATACCGCGTCGCCGGGGCGGGCGAGGGTGAATTCGCCCAGTTCCCTGCCCTGCGGCGTGCCGATGCGGGTGACGCCTTCGCGCACGTTGCGGCGCTCGACCAGCATCACGAACACCCAGTCGACGCCGTCGCGGTGCATGCCTTCGGGCGTGGGGCGGCCCCGTTCGCCGCTGCGCGCCTCTATGCGGAACTGGTGGAGTTCGACATGCTGCCGTCCTGACAGGGGGAAGCTGCGGACGCAGAAGGCCAGGATCGACTGCATCGCGGCATTGTCGATGGTGCTTTGTTCGATGGGGTCGAACCAGCGCTGCACGTCGCCGTTCAGCGGATTATAGTCGCGGCTCTGGAAATGGGGCTGGTGCGGCATGCGCGTGAAGCCGTCCTGATCGCAGGCGAAGGTCGCGTGGCGGCGGCGGCGATACCGGCCGCCGTCGGCCATATAGAGGTCGGGGCCGAGATCGTCCCAGCTTCGGGCGAGCGCGGCCCAGTCGGCGCTCCGGATCGCGAGCAGGTCGAACAGGCCGGAACCCGGCAGGCGGGCATAGCCGTCATCCACCAGTTCCTGCCGGAGGGAGTTGTTCGTCAGAATATCCGCGTCACTCATCCATCAATCCTTATCCGGAAGGGCGGACGAGCGACAGGGCCAGTTCCCGCAAGCAGGATTGGCGGAAAAGCCCCTTTTGCTTGTCAGCCGATCCAGTAGGGCA
This genomic interval carries:
- the lepB gene encoding signal peptidase I — encoded protein: MSAKSETRDFLWFLAKLAVFVFVLRSFIVSPFNIPSESMQPRLLIGDYLLVAKWPYGYSRYSLPFGIPLIPGRILASTPQRGDVVVFKAPPNQKNDYIKRVIGLPGDMISVRGGTVYLNGQAIPKQKVADLVIPVTPNMEDAAAREGSPSPCYRPKFEEPLAGGGRQCRYPQFRETLPGGKSYNVLDLVPDGAADDRDTVVVPEGHLFMMGDNRDRSADSRFPAVDGGGIGLVPEENLVGKAMISVFSTDGSANWLLPWTWVSAARWSRIGEGF
- the pgi gene encoding glucose-6-phosphate isomerase, which encodes MSSPALAALAALPQADLKSIFTADPDRLSKFTLTQGPIRFDWSKTHLTDDLFAGFLKLAEERGFAAQRDALFAGEAVNNSEGRAAEHPAERGEGNADSVARAKMFHARMRALIDAIEGEALGPVRHILHIGIGGSALGPDLIVDALGGDGARYDVAIVSNVDGTALERAISRFDPEATLIAVASKTFTTTETMLNAASAINWMVEAGVDDPYGRVIALTASPDKAIEWGVDETRVLPFAESVGGRYSLWSSIGFPAALALGWDAFESLLEGAAAMDRHFRLSDPGRNAPLIAAFVDQYYARILGCQTRALFAYDERLRLLPSYLQQLEMESNGKSVTRDGAPVDGPTAAITWGGVGTDAQHAVFQLLHQGTILTPVEFIASIEPGHALDPAHHRALLVNCFAQGAALMRGKENDADPARAYPGNRPSTTILLDDVTPEVLGALIAFYEHRTFANAVLMGINPFDQFGVELGKEIARSIEAEGPKGFDPSTMALIDLALGGL
- the gor gene encoding glutathione-disulfide reductase, giving the protein MSDYDFDLFVIGAGSGGVRASRVAAAHGAKVAVAEEYRVGGTCVIRGCVPKKLLIYGAHFAEDLKDARRFGWNVPDCDFEWKTLRDNVLADVDRLEGLYRNTLDNHEVELIQERATITGPHGVRLASGREVSAKYILVSTGAWPIVPDIEGAEHGVTSNELFHLEECPKRIVIVGGGYIANEFAGIFHQFGSHVTIVNRSGTLLRGYDEQIRDRLLQISTMKGINFRFNAEMEKIEKKEDGTLTVRFKSGDPIACDLLLFATGRRPHVEGLGLENAGVELSDKGAIKVDDYSRTSCESIYAVGDVTDRMQLTPMAIREGHAFADTLFGDNPRTVDYACVPSAVFSHPPLAGVGMTEAEARNKLGTVKIYTSDFRPMKNVLAGRDERALYKMVVDATTDRVVGLHMIGPDAPEILQAAAIAVKAGLTKQAFDDTVALHPSMAEELVLLK
- a CDS encoding 2OG-Fe dioxygenase family protein, which translates into the protein MSDADILTNNSLRQELVDDGYARLPGSGLFDLLAIRSADWAALARSWDDLGPDLYMADGGRYRRRRHATFACDQDGFTRMPHQPHFQSRDYNPLNGDVQRWFDPIEQSTIDNAAMQSILAFCVRSFPLSGRQHVELHQFRIEARSGERGRPTPEGMHRDGVDWVFVMLVERRNVREGVTRIGTPQGRELGEFTLARPGDAVLIDDQRIMHGVTEIHAVDPARPAWRDALVVTFAATT